The following coding sequences lie in one Bacteroidota bacterium genomic window:
- a CDS encoding radical SAM protein, with amino-acid sequence MGVSVDVRAVGRAQAPRAKRYAVKAAWQTLQGEGAWAGRAAVFVRLVGCNLWSGREADRTRDADRNGNTCALWCDTDFTKDGSVRFTADALVAEVQRLAGPVRFCVLTGGEPLLQADAALVGALHAAGFEVAVETNGTVTLAEAFTDAGGTLVPPDWIVCSPKLPQHRLVLETCDELKLVVPDYRPEDYAAFAERVRPHVVGGRERRWLWLQPEDGPRQAEATRLAVDLALADPAWRVSVQTHKVLGVE; translated from the coding sequence ATGGGTGTGAGCGTAGACGTACGAGCGGTAGGGCGGGCGCAAGCGCCTCGCGCGAAGCGGTACGCGGTGAAGGCCGCGTGGCAGACGCTGCAGGGCGAGGGGGCCTGGGCAGGCCGGGCCGCCGTCTTCGTCCGGCTCGTCGGCTGCAACCTGTGGTCCGGGCGCGAGGCCGACCGGACGCGCGACGCTGACCGGAACGGCAACACCTGCGCCCTGTGGTGCGACACGGATTTCACGAAGGACGGATCCGTTCGCTTCACCGCCGACGCGCTCGTAGCCGAGGTGCAGCGCCTCGCCGGACCGGTCCGGTTCTGCGTCCTCACCGGCGGCGAACCGCTCCTCCAGGCCGACGCCGCGCTCGTCGGGGCCCTCCACGCGGCCGGGTTCGAGGTCGCCGTCGAGACCAACGGCACGGTGACGCTGGCCGAGGCCTTCACCGACGCGGGCGGCACGCTCGTTCCGCCCGACTGGATCGTGTGCAGCCCGAAGCTACCCCAGCACCGCCTCGTGCTGGAGACGTGCGACGAACTGAAGCTCGTCGTCCCGGACTACCGGCCCGAGGACTACGCCGCCTTTGCCGAGCGCGTCCGCCCGCACGTCGTCGGCGGGCGCGAGCGGCGCTGGCTGTGGCTCCAGCCGGAGGACGGCCCCCGGCAGGCCGAGGCGACGCGGCTAGCTGTGGACCTCGCCCTCGCCGACCCCGCGTGGCGCGTCTCGGTGCAGACGCACAAGGTGCTCGGTGTAGAGTAA
- the queC gene encoding 7-cyano-7-deazaguanine synthase QueC, producing MPDRTALVLFSGGQDSTTCLFWALHPDAGRFGGFGRVEALGFRYGQRHAVELGQAQQIADLAGVPFAVLDLSGLLSGSALTEHEGDVSAPHALAPDLPASFVPGRNALFLTIAASYGYTRGIRDLVGGMCQTDYSGYPDCRRDFVDSQEQTLALALDAPVAVHTPLMHRTKAETWKLAADLGTVRGVDVLETVRELSHTDYHGDRSERHAWGYGKLDNPASVLRAKGYAEAEAKGWV from the coding sequence ATGCCAGACCGCACCGCGCTCGTCCTCTTCTCCGGTGGGCAGGACTCGACGACCTGCCTCTTCTGGGCCCTCCACCCGGACGCCGGGCGCTTCGGCGGCTTCGGCCGGGTTGAGGCGCTGGGCTTCCGGTATGGGCAGCGGCACGCGGTCGAACTCGGGCAGGCGCAGCAGATCGCGGACCTCGCGGGTGTTCCGTTCGCCGTGCTTGACCTGTCGGGCCTCCTCTCGGGCAGCGCGCTCACCGAGCACGAGGGCGACGTGAGCGCCCCGCACGCCCTCGCCCCAGACCTTCCGGCCTCGTTCGTCCCCGGACGCAACGCGCTCTTCCTCACCATCGCCGCGAGCTACGGCTACACACGCGGCATTCGCGACCTCGTCGGCGGGATGTGCCAGACCGACTACTCGGGCTATCCCGACTGCCGCCGCGACTTCGTGGACAGCCAGGAGCAGACCCTCGCGCTCGCGCTCGACGCGCCTGTCGCGGTCCACACCCCGCTGATGCACCGGACGAAAGCCGAGACGTGGAAGCTCGCCGCCGACCTCGGGACGGTGCGCGGCGTGGACGTGTTGGAGACAGTCCGCGAGCTGAGCCACACCGACTACCACGGCGACCGCTCGGAGCGGCACGCGTGGGGCTACGGCAAACTCGACAACCCGGCCTCGGTCCTGCGGGCCAAAGGCTACGCCGAGGCGGAGGCGAAGGGATGGGTGTGA
- a CDS encoding choice-of-anchor B family protein: MKRLALLLALLAAGPALAQPVTLDLVGTVPFPATQQGNGTSDVWGYVAPDGAEYAIVGVLSGTAIVSVPDLEVLHTIPGPTGGDFYYHRDMVVYGDVLYVVAEMRGTNEGLQVIDLSGLPESAPLVRTVTTASNVRSHNLDVDAATGYAYVLSQNYRSVRVLDLADPLDPQEVGNVALPEGHDMHARGDTLYVAEGRYSDGGLVGSFSIWDMADKQAPALLARVVIPNAGYVHNIWPSDDGRYVVTTEETSGKTVKVWDISDLDDVELVGEYLGENGLAHNAHVMGDLVVLSHYSAGVTVVDIADPAAPVEVAAYDTMPDNNTDRFVGTWGAWPYSPSGYVYAGDFDTGLTVLQMTRNPVDSEPEAAPAALSATVYPNPSHAEATLRFELAEAGPVRAVLYDVLGREVRVLTDGPHAAGPHTVQLSDAVLPPGAYVLRIETAEEAQALRITRVR; this comes from the coding sequence ATGAAACGCCTCGCCTTGCTCCTCGCTCTGCTCGCCGCCGGCCCAGCGCTGGCGCAGCCCGTCACGCTCGACCTCGTCGGCACCGTCCCTTTCCCGGCGACCCAGCAGGGGAACGGCACGTCTGACGTGTGGGGCTACGTCGCTCCAGACGGTGCTGAGTACGCCATCGTCGGTGTCCTCAGCGGCACGGCCATCGTCTCGGTGCCGGACCTGGAGGTGCTGCACACGATCCCCGGGCCGACGGGAGGCGACTTCTACTACCACCGCGACATGGTGGTCTACGGGGACGTGCTCTACGTGGTCGCCGAGATGAGGGGGACGAACGAGGGCTTGCAGGTGATCGACCTCAGCGGGCTGCCGGAGAGTGCACCGCTGGTCCGAACCGTGACGACGGCGAGCAACGTCCGCTCCCACAACCTGGACGTGGACGCCGCGACGGGCTACGCCTACGTGCTGTCGCAGAACTACCGGAGCGTCCGCGTTCTCGACCTCGCCGACCCCCTTGACCCGCAGGAGGTGGGCAACGTGGCGCTGCCGGAGGGCCACGACATGCACGCGCGCGGCGACACGCTGTACGTCGCCGAGGGGCGCTACTCCGACGGGGGCCTCGTCGGGTCGTTTTCGATTTGGGACATGGCCGACAAGCAGGCCCCCGCGCTGCTGGCGCGCGTCGTCATCCCGAACGCGGGCTACGTCCACAACATCTGGCCGAGCGACGACGGGCGCTACGTGGTCACGACCGAGGAGACCTCCGGCAAGACAGTCAAGGTGTGGGACATCTCCGACCTCGACGACGTCGAACTGGTCGGCGAGTACCTCGGCGAGAACGGCCTGGCGCACAACGCCCACGTCATGGGGGACCTGGTCGTGCTCTCGCACTACAGCGCCGGGGTGACGGTCGTGGACATCGCGGACCCGGCGGCTCCGGTCGAGGTCGCGGCCTACGACACGATGCCCGACAACAACACGGACCGGTTCGTCGGCACATGGGGGGCGTGGCCGTACTCGCCGAGCGGCTACGTCTACGCAGGTGACTTCGACACGGGCCTCACGGTCTTGCAGATGACGCGCAACCCGGTGGACAGCGAGCCCGAGGCGGCCCCGGCAGCGCTCTCGGCGACCGTCTACCCCAACCCGTCGCACGCCGAGGCCACGCTCCGCTTCGAGCTTGCCGAGGCCGGCCCGGTGCGGGCGGTGCTCTACGACGTGCTCGGGCGCGAGGTCCGCGTGCTCACCGACGGGCCGCACGCGGCGGGCCCCCACACCGTTCAGCTGAGCGATGCAGTCTTGCCACCCGGCGCGTACGTGCTGCGCATCGAGACCGCCGAAGAGGCTCAGGCGCTTCGCATAACCCGCGTGCGCTAG
- the queF gene encoding preQ(1) synthase — MHDPDLADRLADARERALRHTEQSLDHMAKYGIRPEGQVGLFLPPEARQQAIHRLPYEHDARQVVVYETEPGEFSALCPFSGLPDFGTLRVEYVPGSDVLELKSLKYYLISWRHVGAAQEDITALVFADLRRHLPDAEYLVVTTVYNVRGGINTTCTVDSRGQRTADG, encoded by the coding sequence ATGCACGATCCCGACCTCGCCGACCGCCTCGCCGACGCCCGCGAGCGCGCCCTCCGCCACACCGAGCAGTCGCTCGATCACATGGCGAAATACGGCATCCGGCCCGAGGGGCAGGTCGGCCTCTTCCTCCCGCCCGAGGCGCGGCAGCAGGCCATCCACCGGCTGCCCTACGAGCACGACGCGCGGCAGGTCGTCGTCTACGAGACCGAGCCCGGCGAGTTCAGCGCGCTCTGCCCCTTCTCCGGCCTCCCCGACTTCGGGACGCTCCGCGTCGAGTACGTCCCCGGCTCGGACGTGCTGGAGCTGAAGAGCCTGAAATACTACCTCATCTCGTGGCGGCACGTCGGGGCGGCGCAGGAGGACATCACCGCGCTCGTCTTCGCCGACCTCCGCCGCCACCTCCCGGACGCGGAGTACCTCGTCGTGACGACCGTCTACAACGTCCGCGGCGGCATCAACACGACCTGCACGGTGGATAGCAGAGGACAGCGGACAGCGGACGGATGA
- a CDS encoding acyl-CoA thioesterase II, which translates to MRPALDALLGVLDLEYIEENIFRGTNRNLGSKRVFGGQVLAQALVAAYRTLEVERVLHSLHAYFILPGDIEAPLVYDVDRIRDGGSFTTRRVRAIQHGAPIFNMSASFQRAETGKEHQTARPDLPGPDGLTSEIDRVRAVADRIPEPLRAPYTQDRPFEFRPVDPVDAFEPEARPPHHAIWLRAVDRLPDDPAVHQSLLAYASDHGLLLTALRPHRLSFLQPDLQLASLDHAMWFHHPFRADEWLLYVLDSPSASGGRGFTRGAVYQGDTLVASVVQEGLMRLRSEDRRR; encoded by the coding sequence ATGCGCCCTGCCCTCGACGCCCTGCTCGGCGTCCTCGACCTCGAATACATCGAGGAGAACATCTTCCGTGGCACCAACCGCAACCTCGGCTCGAAGCGGGTCTTTGGCGGGCAGGTGCTGGCCCAGGCGCTCGTCGCGGCCTACCGCACGCTGGAGGTGGAGCGCGTCCTCCACTCGCTCCACGCCTACTTCATCCTCCCAGGCGACATCGAGGCCCCGCTCGTCTACGACGTGGACCGCATCCGCGATGGCGGCTCGTTCACCACGCGCCGCGTCCGCGCCATCCAGCACGGCGCGCCGATCTTCAACATGTCGGCCTCGTTCCAGCGCGCCGAGACGGGCAAGGAGCACCAGACGGCGCGCCCCGACCTGCCGGGGCCGGACGGGCTCACCTCGGAGATCGACCGCGTCCGCGCTGTCGCCGACCGCATCCCCGAGCCTCTGCGAGCGCCCTACACCCAGGACCGTCCGTTCGAGTTCAGGCCCGTAGACCCGGTGGACGCGTTCGAGCCGGAGGCGCGGCCCCCGCACCACGCGATCTGGCTGAGGGCCGTCGACCGGCTGCCGGACGACCCGGCGGTTCACCAGAGCCTGCTCGCCTACGCTTCGGACCACGGCCTCCTGCTGACGGCGCTCCGCCCGCACCGCCTCTCGTTCCTCCAGCCCGACCTCCAACTCGCCAGCCTCGACCACGCGATGTGGTTCCACCACCCCTTCCGCGCCGACGAGTGGCTGCTCTACGTCCTCGACAGCCCAAGCGCTTCCGGCGGGCGCGGCTTCACGCGGGGGGCCGTCTACCAGGGCGACACGCTCGTCGCCTCCGTCGTCCAAGAGGGCCTAATGCGGCTTCGTTCGGAAGACAGAAGGCGGTAG